The DNA segment TTGTCAAAATCCCATCCCGTTTTTCTAACCTTAAACCCAAGTTCTTCAATGCAAACGTAATCTGTCTGATCTGCTTCAAATTTATTTGATAAATACATATTGCAGtttaatcacaattttattGAGGAACCAAGTTTACAGCAAAAGTTATTTTTCATGTTGCACAGTTACAAATGAAATACTTAGGAAAAGAATCAAATTACTACAAAACCCACGAGTGCATAACACTGGCAAAAAGTGACGGCTCTACAGACCACGCAAACCTTCTAAAAGAAGTCCATATCATCAGGTGCATCCAGGTCACGATATTCAATAATGTTGCGTGGATCACCGCGTGACATTCTAAGATGGTTGAGGGTGCAAGGAGGAAAAACAGACATAGGAAGAATAGAAATTAAAATAGGTTCACAATTCCCAATAGTGGAAAATGGTGACAGCTATAAAATAAAGATCACACGTACAGTGGTCTCACCTGAGGTTGCGTGGCTTCCCCAAGTAGCCACCTTGTCCGCGGAAATTGTCATAGTTTCCTCGGCCTCCTCCGTATTGGTTGGGGGGGTAAGGTGGTCCACCTGTTAAAACAATGACTCATTAACTTAAAAATAGTGGTTTGCTAGACAAAACACATTTccactatgattttttttaaaaactagtCATAACATACCACCATAGCCCATCAGTGGTGGACGAGGCTGCCCAAAGCCCATTGGACCCTGAGGACCTTGAGGAGGAAATGGCATGCTGGGAGAAAGCAAacctgagggaaaaaaacaaccagagagcagccgggttagctcagttggtagagcaggcgcacatatatagaggtttattcctcaacgCGCAaagtccagggtttgagtccaaaTTTTAACAATTTCCTGCCTGtcttccccctctgtctctttcataTCTAGCTGTCATATTTATTAAAAGCAGAAGtacccaaaaaaataaataaataaataaaccagagaGAAAGCATTTATGTAGTTGTGGACTAGAGTTGGGCGGTACCTAGATTTTGATTCCGTCAAACCTCCGTATTTTACCACAGTATTACCATGACGAATTAAAAATGATGGGGGAATTTCACCTGGGCCTGGAAGAGGAGGAAGTTTCATCTCTGGCAGCGATGGTCTCTTGGCATCCATCAGGAAATTGTTGAAGAACACCACCTCCTTTTTCACTTCTTCAattttgtccccatgtttgtTCAGGATGTGCTTACGTACAAACTCTGGACCCttgaaatgaatttaaaaagcaaaaggTTGCATCACTTTAACAATGAAGCAGCAAATCAGATCTTCTAGTTATGTAGCATCTTATAGTCTCCAGCATAAGAAGAAAATCATCAAAACATGTCAAACCGTTGAAGAGATTTCCGCAATCAGAACAAGTGTTGTGCTGTCCTGAATGCTGTTTAACAAGCACTCACCTTGAATTTTTTGCCACTTAGTGGGCAGAGCCATTTGTCCTTCCCCAGCTCTTGAGTGTTGGCGTTCACAAacttctccacctcctccacagGATCCTTGCGGCCCATCTTCCCTGCCTCCTCCTCAGACAGGATTTCTTTTAAACTAAATAGAGGACTCAGCTTCTCCTCCATCATCTTCTGCCATTGTTGCACTGTAGCAAAAGAAATACGTTCaccaatgataaggtgcattgtAAAGTTTTGCATACATTACAAACATATGAGGTTTAAGTTGATGAGAAACAAAATGGTGTAAGAGCCTGTGGGGGAAAAGTGTGATAGAAAACTTATGTTTAACAAAGAAAgctaaacagaaacacacatttctgcatataatatttattttccctCCAGTAATCCACATTAAATAACACAAACATGGGAAACACTGACCTTCACCATGTGTGATGCGGTTAGGAGGGATGGGTCCACGTACATGGATCATGCCACAGCGATTGGGCATTTCATCCTCACTAGGATATTCACAGGTGTTGTAGTAGTCAATTGAATGCACAATACGCAGATACAAGACCAGACGATCCAAAACCTGCAACGACATAGACGCCGGAGAAACGTTACAAAGACGGAACGTTAAGATTTTCTTTACTAAATAAGCCAGTTCTGCAAGAGTCAAACCTTGGCTAGTTTGTCATCCCTTTCAACAGTCGTCTCTGCAGGGTTTCCCTCCTTGGTGTTCTCCTCTGAATCCATCCCACTCCCTGAGCCCAGgagctcctcctcctcagcacTCACCTCCTCTATCAGATAATCTGTGATGTTCTTCAAGATGGGGTTCTGAGCTGGCAACTTTTGAAATCACAAACCACACATGAATGAATAATTTAGTTACAGCAAGATCATTTGAGAACAATCTGCTTGAATCGTAATTGATGATAAGCGTTGTACCTCTGTGCTCTCTCTGTGCCTATCTTCCTGGGACTTGATGCACCACAGGTCTCCTTTCTCGTCCAAGGCATGAATGAGCTTGGCAGCCAGCTTGATGTCGTTGCGAAGCACCTGCTTGTGCTGAGTGAGGCCATTAACATTACGCACCCTCCGGGCCAGGTCCCGGTTCACGCCTGGTGCCAGTTCACAGTCTCGCAGCTGTGAAAGGTAAGAGAGTAAAACCGTTTTAACAGCCTCAACTGCTATTTAGGAGATTATACAAGTAACAAAAACAGGCACAAACGACTATCCAAGGCatccttaaagtgctcatattatgatttttcccttttcctttagtgttatatatctttttgtgcatgttataggtttacaaagtgaaaaagcccaaagacCACCCAAAGGGACTTCCCATGTTCAACAGACAACACtattcacaaactgctccaaacagctctgttgttgtccagcctttacttccgtgacgaacgtgtgtcactttgtaacatgttataatgctcgcctagctgctagcgtggcacgccctcctactctgcttctgactgggtaGTAGTTCTTACCTAGCCACTGCGCATGTGcgaagatggaacagaagtgagatgcctcactctgtagctaaaacagagagctcaacacagggtgaaaagaggagctgcagcaatgtgcagtatgtcaaaaaatatggtGTTCTTTGAAAactaaaccatgtaaacctgttccgatataacctctaaatacaattctgaacctgaaaatgagcataatatgagcactttaactgttttttttgtaaatacaaaAGCTATCATTGCAGCTCTgatttgctgacatttttggTTAAATGATcgtaacaaaagaaaatgaaaaagatggAAAACCAGAATGCAGTCAACAATTGCAtgcattttaaataagaacagaaAGTCTGACGCCAGCAAcgcattttgttttaaacatgtcCACAACCAGTGATCTAACAACTCAACACAAATATTGACACATAACCTAACGCAAGTTATTTGACACAAAACACTGTTGTTGCTCTTTGGAAGGCTCCGCAATGAATACTGTGCTGCATATTACAATCACTTGAAAACAGTAGTGTCAATAGCTGAGGCTGGCACACTTACTCGAATATTCTGAAGGTTCCAGCAAACCTCTTTGATGTTGACGCTACGGTCAAATGTTACCCAGCAACGCCTAAAAAACCTGCAACAGCACAGGGTTAATTAACCATTGTTGTGCAGTCGTGTGTAGTCTCTTGCGTCACACAACGTGTGGCTAAATGAATccaaaaaacattatttctaGAATTTTTAACCAACCTGCGCTCTGGATGAGGGTCAGACAAGCAAACACGCAGAAAGCCAGGATATCGCCGGCAAagctgagagagaaaaacataaaaagttttattattattattattattatttttttatttttattttttttaaaggtgtcctgctacatgtatttcattactttgtggtaatgtctgaagttctacaatgactctaaccttttttttattggaagaactgccttggttaccttgtgtCAAGCcgttctagcgtggtatagaaagcctgcaggaagactcggCTCAATTTGCGCCAGTTCTCATTTATATAttaacgagctaagctgcttgactctgattggctaacagctagccaataaGAGCCTAGCTATCAGcttcctttacccagcgcaactggtggagctcatgaatagtaatgagctcagacaacatgacatcagactgactaGCTTTTGTAATTGACCTGATTTctccgcttatttcttttcaatggctagag comes from the Etheostoma spectabile isolate EspeVRDwgs_2016 chromosome 13, UIUC_Espe_1.0, whole genome shotgun sequence genome and includes:
- the srrt gene encoding serrate RNA effector molecule homolog isoform X6, encoding MLFLRYFLFIFGSNRIPKPNLCVNRHTIGVKWSALSQKRSLLCIYLLIIWQNKRFRSKYHPDEASRLKAEAQSSLKNRLNVFMFLMENNWFDNVSLDIEHTPAIIKVLDAAVIKMEGGTDHDLRILDLSFEEEEEKEKLASVSGGAEPPKREDLKTLDSDCKPSVERDKNEKEESDSAGTERPATEGQDVKEESEKEAPIEEMPEPKKPRRKRKRSGDSDDEASASESDSDSDSDSNSNCSDKPVKKEEEEDKEDEEEEEGEEEKPKETAEEDNKEEKKPKDDSPRPRPLHRTCSLFMRSIAPTISRAEIIALCRRYPGFLRVCLSDPHPERRFFRRCWVTFDRSVNIKEVCWNLQNIRLRDCELAPGVNRDLARRVRNVNGLTQHKQVLRNDIKLAAKLIHALDEKGDLWCIKSQEDRHRESTELPAQNPILKNITDYLIEEVSAEEEELLGSGSGMDSEENTKEGNPAETTVERDDKLAKVLDRLVLYLRIVHSIDYYNTCEYPSEDEMPNRCGMIHVRGPIPPNRITHGEVQQWQKMMEEKLSPLFSLKEILSEEEAGKMGRKDPVEEVEKFVNANTQELGKDKWLCPLSGKKFKGPEFVRKHILNKHGDKIEEVKKEVVFFNNFLMDAKRPSLPEMKLPPLPGPGEGLLSPSMPFPPQGPQGPMGFGQPRPPLMGYGGGPPYPPNQYGGGRGNYDNFRGQGGYLGKPRNLRMSRGDPRNIIEYRDLDAPDDMDFF